The window GCAGACCAGGGCCAGCTATTTTCGGACCGAGGATCCCTTTAAATCTTCGCTGATCTGGGGGATTTCGCTGACGGTACTTTTGCCGCTCGTGATAAATGTCGCGGGAGTCACCAAGATGATACCGCTGACGGGAATGCCCCTGCCCTTTATCAGCTACGGAGGCACCTCGCTCGTTACCATGTGGTCGCGCGTCGGCCTGATGCTGAGGCTAGAAAAGGACAGTTGGCTGGAGGAGGGCGAAAATGGCTGAAAATGAAAAACGCAGGCTTTTGCTCGCGGCGGGCGGCACCGGCGGACATATCTGGCCGGCGCTCTCCTTCGGCAGTTGGATAAATGGGCGTCACCCGGAGTGCGAGGTCGGATATATTTGCGGCTCGCGGCCGCTTGAGCTGGAGATTTACCGTGCCGCCGGCGTCGAACCGGCGGTGCTGCCGATGGAGGGTTCGCCCCTCTCCGGCGTCGGCCTCAGGCAAAGAGGCAGGCGTCTGGCCTCGCTCTTCTCAGCCTACGGCGCGGCGTCGGGGGCCATAGCGCGTTTTAAGCCGAACGCGGCGCTGCTCTTCGGAGGTTATCTCTCTTTTCCGCTGATAATGGCCTGCAAGAGGGCCGGGATACGGTGCGCGATGCACGAACAGAACGCGCGCGCCGGTAAGGTGACGCGGTTCGCCGCAAAGCTGGGGCTGGATATATACAGCGGCTGGAAGGAATGTCTGCCGCTTGCCCCGAAGGACCACCTGCGGACGGGGGTACCGGTGAGAGATTTTGAGCTGCTCTCTCAGAGGGAGGCCTGGCGGAAGCTGGTCCTCTCCGAGGAGATGCCGGAGGGACCGAAGGTGGTGGTCTTTTCGGGCTCGCTCGGCAGTCAATCAATAAAGGAAAGTATCTGCGAGATCGCGGCCTCGGGGGAGTTTCTCGGATGGAACTTCATCCTTCCCGCCGTCGCTGAAAAGATGGAGCGCCGCGGCGGCAATGTCTGGCTGCTTCCCAAAGTCTGGGAGGCTTCGCTGCTCTACGCGGCGGCGGATATGCTGGTGCTGCGCGCGGGCGGTTCGACGCTGACGGAGGCGGGAGTGCTTGGAATTCCGGCGCTCATCATCCCCTGGAAGGGCGCCGCCGACAATCACCAGTACCACAACGCGCTGTCATTTGTGAGTGAGAACGCCGGCCTTATATGGACCGGAGACGAGGGGATGGATATCCTTGCCTCATCCCTGCTGCGCCTGAAGGCGATGGGCCGAAAAGGTAAGGGCCGCGGCCTTTACGGGCAGGGTAATATAATTTGCGAGAACCTTTGGAGCGCAGTATGGAGCCATTGAAGGCCCATCATTTTTTCACCTTTTGAAGGGAGAGTATGGACAAGTTGGAGAACAGGGATATCAGCCTTAAAAACAAAAGCATACATTTAATGGGGATCGGAGGGGCCGGAATGAGCGGCCTGGCCATCCTTTTAGATCAGATCGGGGCTAAGGTCTCTGGCTGCGACACGATAAAGACCCCCTATATGAAACACCTTGATGAACGTAACATTCCTATTATTATAGGACATGAAGCCAGGCACATAGATGAATTTATGCCGAATATCCTTGTCTATTCCAGCGCCCTGCCCAACGACCATCCGGAGATCCTCAAGGCGTGGCAGCAGGGGATACAGGTATCGCGCCGCGCCGAGGTGCTGAGCCAGATATTTAACGTGCGCCGCGGCGTCGGAGTGGCTGGAACGCACGGAAAGACCACCACCTCCTCGATGATCTCGCTGGTCGCGGAGAACGCGGGGCTGGATCCCACCGTCGCGATCGGCGGCGAGCTGCTGCAGATCGGTACGAACGCCAAGCTTGGCACAAGCGACTATATGGTTGCCGAGCTGGACGAGAGCGACCGCTCCTTCGTCTACTTCCACCCCGAACTGGCCATCGTCACCAACGTCGACTGGGACCACCGGGACCACTATATGACATTCAAGGCCGTCACCGACGCCTTTGCCGAGTTTCTCACGAATGTCAAGAGCGAGGGTAAGGTTATCCTCTGTATGGAGGACAGCGGTGTGCGCAAGCTCCGCGAAGAGTACAGCGTCTCTCCCTCCGCTGTCACCTATGGCTGGGGGCGCGGTTGGAACTGGGGCGCCGCGGAGGTGAAGCACTTCGCCGGCGGCGGCGTCTCCTATCTGCTCTTTCACGACGGCGAAGAGCTCGGGACCGTCGAGCTCTCCGTATCGGGAGAACATAACGTGCTCAACTCGCTCGCGGCCTACGCCGCCTGCTATGAAATGGGCATCGCGCACGACGATATCGTCAAAGGGCTGAAAATATTCAGGGGCGCGAAGCGCAGGCTGCAAAGGACGGGAGAGGTGGGGGACATCCTCATCTATGACGATTACGGCCATCACCCCAACGAGATATCGGCGACGCTGAACACCGTGCGCCGGATATTCCCCGAACGCCGCATCGTCGCCATCTTCCAGCCGCACCGCTTCAGCCGCACCGCCGCACTCTACAAGGAGTTTGCCGACGCCCTTTCTCTTGCGGACCGGGCATTTATACTGCCGATATATGGCTCCGACGAAATGCCGATGGAGGGCGTCTCCTCCAAGCTGATCTTTGACGCCGCCTCGGACGACACGCGCTCGCACTACGAGCTATCGGGAAACTTTGACGACCTTATCTCCTCGGTCTGCAAGGCTGCCCGCTCCGGCGACATCATCCTGACGGTCGGCGCGGGATCTGTGGGGACGCTCGGCAAAAAGATCGTTGAAAAGCTGACGGAAATGCAGGCGTAGATGGAAAAGGGGGCGCTGATCTCCAACTGTTCTTTAAAGGAGCTCAACACCTGGCAGTGCGGAGGCCGCTGCCTATGGCTAGCCGCGCCCGCTTCGGTCTCAGAGGCCGCCTCGCTGATCGAGAGAGCGCGGGATTCTTCGACTGAGCTCTACGTACTCGGCGGCGGATCGAACATCCTCGTTCAGGACGGTTTGCTGAACGCGGGGGTGATCTCCTCGGCGGCGATGGATTCGCTTGCCTTCCGTGAGGAGGGGGGCGCGGTATTCGCCGAGGCCGGAGCGGGCCTTCCCGTCAGAAAGATGCTCGCGCTGGCCCTGGAAAGAGGGCTGGGAGGACTAGCCTTTCTCGCGGGAATACCCGGTACCGTCGGCGGCGCGCTCTACGGCAACGCGGGAGCGGCGGGCGAGAGCTTCGCCCCGCTGGTCGAGTGGATTGAGACGCTGTCACGGAACGGCGAGCCGCGCTGCTGGCGGCGGGATGAGCTGCGCTGGCAGTACAGGAGCTCGCCCTGGACGGAGCCGCCGCTGCTCATAACGAAGGCGCTGTTTCGTCTCTCATATGAGTCAAAAGATAATATTATCAAAAATATAAGACATTTTTCGGAGCTTAAAAAGGGACAGCCAATCGGCGCTAAGACGGCGGGATGCGTCTTTAAGAATCCTCCCGGAGATTCGGCGGGACGGCTGCTTGACCAATGCGGCTGCAAGGAGCTCTCCGTCGGCGGGGCGCGGGTTTCCCCGCGTCACGCAAATTTTATCGAAAATCACGGAGGCGCGCGCGCGGAGGATATATATAATCTAACGCGGCTGTGTCAAAAAAGAGTATATGATGAGTTTGGGGTAACGCTGAGCTATGAAATTAAATTCTTTGGGGCGTTTTAGACGCCGGAGAAGATTAAGAAAGATATTGCTGGTCCTCTGCGCGCTGCTGGTCGGTTTTATGATCGCGGCGGAGAGCCGATTTGCCTTTATGCGCATTGGCGATATCCGGCTGGAACCGGCGAACATCCTGCCTCAGTACGCGGTGTGGGGCGTCATCACTCCGGACCAGGAGCGATTTTGGCCCTCGTTCTGGCTTGCAAAGGGCGATTATGTGAGGCTTCTTGAGGCATATTATCCGGTGGACGTCAGCCTTGAACTGCGTGGCTGGGGAAAATTTCACCTGAATGCCGCGCCGCTGATTCCCATTTATAAGGTCTATTGGGGAGGCAAATTTTGGTATCTCTCCGCGGAGGGCAAGCTTTGGCTATCGTCTCTGCCCGAGAATAAGATTCTCGCGGAGCATACCGCCGAGGGGCTGCCCGTGCTCACTTGGGGCGCGGACCGCGCTACGCCGATAGACATCTCGCAGGTCGAGGGCAACATCCACGAGTCCAGCCTGCCTATCCCGCTGATAAAGAGCTGGTACAGGATGACGAAGGAGCTGGGCTGGGATAAATATGTGAAATTCATCCAGGCCGGAGTCAAAGAGGGCACGCCGGTCGTCAGAGTGATATTTTATACGGCGGGTAATGAAAACGGCGCCCAGCTGCTGCTGCCGAACGAGGCGGA is drawn from Cloacibacillus porcorum and contains these coding sequences:
- the murC gene encoding UDP-N-acetylmuramate--L-alanine ligase, yielding MDKLENRDISLKNKSIHLMGIGGAGMSGLAILLDQIGAKVSGCDTIKTPYMKHLDERNIPIIIGHEARHIDEFMPNILVYSSALPNDHPEILKAWQQGIQVSRRAEVLSQIFNVRRGVGVAGTHGKTTTSSMISLVAENAGLDPTVAIGGELLQIGTNAKLGTSDYMVAELDESDRSFVYFHPELAIVTNVDWDHRDHYMTFKAVTDAFAEFLTNVKSEGKVILCMEDSGVRKLREEYSVSPSAVTYGWGRGWNWGAAEVKHFAGGGVSYLLFHDGEELGTVELSVSGEHNVLNSLAAYAACYEMGIAHDDIVKGLKIFRGAKRRLQRTGEVGDILIYDDYGHHPNEISATLNTVRRIFPERRIVAIFQPHRFSRTAALYKEFADALSLADRAFILPIYGSDEMPMEGVSSKLIFDAASDDTRSHYELSGNFDDLISSVCKAARSGDIILTVGAGSVGTLGKKIVEKLTEMQA
- the murB gene encoding UDP-N-acetylmuramate dehydrogenase, whose translation is MEKGALISNCSLKELNTWQCGGRCLWLAAPASVSEAASLIERARDSSTELYVLGGGSNILVQDGLLNAGVISSAAMDSLAFREEGGAVFAEAGAGLPVRKMLALALERGLGGLAFLAGIPGTVGGALYGNAGAAGESFAPLVEWIETLSRNGEPRCWRRDELRWQYRSSPWTEPPLLITKALFRLSYESKDNIIKNIRHFSELKKGQPIGAKTAGCVFKNPPGDSAGRLLDQCGCKELSVGGARVSPRHANFIENHGGARAEDIYNLTRLCQKRVYDEFGVTLSYEIKFFGAF
- a CDS encoding UDP-N-acetylglucosamine--N-acetylmuramyl-(pentapeptide) pyrophosphoryl-undecaprenol N-acetylglucosamine transferase, with translation MAENEKRRLLLAAGGTGGHIWPALSFGSWINGRHPECEVGYICGSRPLELEIYRAAGVEPAVLPMEGSPLSGVGLRQRGRRLASLFSAYGAASGAIARFKPNAALLFGGYLSFPLIMACKRAGIRCAMHEQNARAGKVTRFAAKLGLDIYSGWKECLPLAPKDHLRTGVPVRDFELLSQREAWRKLVLSEEMPEGPKVVVFSGSLGSQSIKESICEIAASGEFLGWNFILPAVAEKMERRGGNVWLLPKVWEASLLYAAADMLVLRAGGSTLTEAGVLGIPALIIPWKGAADNHQYHNALSFVSENAGLIWTGDEGMDILASSLLRLKAMGRKGKGRGLYGQGNIICENLWSAVWSH